The Candidatus Omnitrophota bacterium genome window below encodes:
- a CDS encoding CHASE2 domain-containing protein yields MIKRTRTRTAYLLLSALVLFSFLFFSYSRVFDIFELSTLDLRYKLRPPVKALDEIVIIEVGDDSIAKIGKWPFARSYHALLVKALRSAGAKEVIFDIFFSEEKEGDRKFADAIRDSGDVYLPYVFDLQRDLCRGGKVLCPTGYVAELIDVLASEAKGTGFINVEPDIDGKIRKIPPVMMYEGALYSHITVLAAINSLGYDFSDVKLYPGKSLKVGPRLTIPLDEDSSMLVNYPAVWGKAFRHYSYVDIIQSYLSDVMDQDPVMDLEELKGAVCFIGLTATASPDSHPSPLESIYPGVGVHASVYNSISQGFFLRRLNRWWNMLVLLLVWLFTGLITWNSQKRYALVSIFLITVCYSMFAIALFMVWGIWVDVFYPLTTMAGLYIFLTFNKYVAETQKREHMEKELNIAKEIQRSFLPSNIPTVGGLDVAVEMRTARQVGGDLYDIVQLDDNSLGIMVGDVSGKGVPASLYMAKAVSVFNMFIQKGSPSEVLTKVNNRLSETSSSLFVTLSYMIFDTATKTVRYAIGGHMPTIMVDPQGQVHMLDVEEGMPLGMMETFFSEDARTYVPGCIFILYTDGVTEAMNTAGQMFGEDRLESLARSLRGLSADKAVKKIHDAVSGFAGRAKQHDDITVMVIRT; encoded by the coding sequence ATGATAAAACGGACCAGGACAAGAACGGCATATCTATTATTATCCGCGCTTGTGCTTTTTTCTTTCCTTTTCTTTTCCTATTCGCGCGTTTTTGACATCTTTGAGCTCAGTACTCTTGACCTCAGGTATAAATTGAGGCCTCCCGTAAAGGCTCTGGATGAAATAGTCATAATAGAGGTCGGGGATGACTCGATAGCGAAGATAGGCAAATGGCCTTTCGCGCGCAGTTATCACGCCCTTCTTGTGAAGGCGCTCCGGTCGGCGGGCGCAAAAGAGGTCATATTCGATATATTTTTCAGCGAGGAGAAAGAGGGCGACAGGAAATTCGCTGACGCGATAAGGGATTCAGGAGATGTTTACCTACCTTATGTGTTCGACCTCCAGAGGGATCTTTGCCGTGGCGGCAAGGTGCTATGCCCGACAGGGTACGTGGCGGAACTTATCGATGTCCTCGCTTCCGAGGCAAAAGGAACAGGTTTCATCAACGTGGAACCGGATATCGACGGAAAGATCAGGAAGATCCCTCCCGTAATGATGTATGAAGGCGCCTTGTACTCGCATATTACGGTCCTCGCGGCGATAAATTCCCTGGGATACGATTTCAGTGACGTAAAATTATATCCGGGGAAAAGCCTTAAAGTAGGGCCGCGCCTTACGATACCCCTGGATGAAGATTCTTCCATGCTGGTGAATTATCCGGCGGTATGGGGCAAGGCGTTCCGGCATTATTCATACGTGGACATAATACAGTCATACCTTTCTGACGTAATGGACCAGGACCCGGTAATGGACCTGGAAGAGCTTAAGGGGGCCGTATGTTTCATCGGGCTTACCGCGACAGCTTCGCCCGATTCCCATCCTTCGCCACTGGAGTCCATATACCCGGGTGTGGGGGTCCACGCCAGCGTATACAACAGTATATCGCAGGGGTTTTTCCTTCGCAGGCTGAACCGATGGTGGAATATGCTGGTGCTTCTTCTGGTATGGCTTTTTACGGGGTTGATAACCTGGAACAGCCAGAAAAGATACGCGCTTGTCTCCATATTCCTGATAACCGTCTGTTACAGTATGTTCGCGATAGCCCTGTTCATGGTGTGGGGTATATGGGTGGATGTGTTCTATCCGTTAACGACCATGGCGGGACTTTACATATTCCTCACGTTCAACAAATACGTGGCGGAGACCCAGAAACGCGAGCATATGGAGAAAGAACTTAATATAGCCAAGGAGATACAACGGAGTTTCCTGCCGTCCAATATCCCGACGGTCGGCGGGCTGGATGTCGCGGTGGAGATGAGGACGGCACGGCAGGTCGGCGGGGACCTATATGATATAGTGCAGCTTGATGATAATAGCCTGGGTATTATGGTGGGAGATGTATCCGGCAAGGGTGTCCCGGCGTCCCTTTACATGGCCAAGGCCGTAAGTGTGTTCAATATGTTCATACAGAAAGGATCCCCATCGGAAGTGCTGACCAAAGTGAACAACCGGTTGTCCGAGACATCAAGCAGTCTCTTTGTCACGTTGTCCTATATGATCTTCGATACCGCGACAAAAACGGTCCGGTACGCCATAGGCGGGCATATGCCTACCATCATGGTCGACCCCCAGGGGCAGGTGCATATGCTCGATGTGGAAGAGGGAATGCCTTTGGGGATGATGGAAACATTCTTTTCTGAGGATGCGCGTACCTATGTGCCGGGATGTATTTTCATTCTTTATACGGATGGCGTTACCGAGGCCATGAATACCGCCGGACAGATGTTCGGAGAGGACAGGCTTGAATCCCTGGCCCGGTCCTTACGCGGGCTTAGCGCGGATAAAGCCGTGAAAAAGATACATGATGCCGTATCAGGTTTTGCCGGCAGGGCGAAACAGCATGATGATATAACGGTCATGGTCATCCGCACGTGA
- a CDS encoding FecR family protein, whose protein sequence is MKKTIISIMTVCLIVCGAMCAWAMADKVVVVSYAGDVKIMPAGQNAAVACSPGMFLSADYGIVTGKESYVEIAFDRAKNNTIRVGEKSDVVIKLSSSDKIELVEGELIALLRNLKKGEAFRVRTPNAVCGARGTDFGMDVHDDTTSVQVFESTVFVRGVKQDGSVMEDEKWVEQGYKLAVKRFEKPGTKVKMTADEMNKLKEKARSSNNGRPGNKFDKMGRLGEARSNLTENRMDSVQEKRDNKRIDDIKDNRPSSNVETPRLEVGE, encoded by the coding sequence ATGAAGAAGACCATAATATCCATTATGACAGTTTGCTTGATAGTGTGCGGAGCTATGTGCGCGTGGGCCATGGCGGACAAGGTGGTAGTCGTTTCTTACGCCGGCGACGTCAAGATCATGCCCGCCGGACAGAATGCCGCCGTGGCATGTTCCCCGGGTATGTTCCTTTCCGCGGATTACGGGATAGTCACGGGCAAGGAATCGTATGTGGAGATAGCCTTCGACCGGGCTAAGAACAATACCATAAGGGTCGGGGAGAAAAGTGATGTGGTCATAAAACTGTCGTCTTCCGACAAAATAGAACTTGTGGAAGGTGAGCTCATAGCCCTTCTCAGGAACCTGAAAAAAGGCGAGGCGTTCCGCGTAAGAACGCCGAACGCTGTCTGCGGAGCCAGAGGCACCGACTTTGGGATGGATGTACACGATGATACTACCAGTGTGCAGGTATTCGAAAGTACGGTCTTTGTCCGCGGCGTAAAGCAGGACGGGTCCGTCATGGAAGACGAGAAGTGGGTCGAACAGGGGTATAAGCTTGCGGTAAAAAGGTTCGAGAAACCCGGAACTAAGGTCAAGATGACCGCCGATGAGATGAATAAGCTTAAGGAGAAAGCCAGATCCAGTAATAACGGCAGGCCAGGCAATAAATTCGATAAAATGGGGCGACTTGGAGAGGCCCGTTCCAATTTAACGGAGAATCGCATGGATAGCGTGCAGGAGAAGAGGGATAATAAAAGGATAGATGATATTAAGGATAATCGTCCGAGTTCGAACGTGGAGACCCCCAGGCTAGAGGTCGGGGAGTAG
- a CDS encoding ABC transporter permease gives MKNPVATLGRIAMNVTDAMTGVLALFMDTLNWLFTGVFRGKATSRQSIFQQMVFAGVQSLVIVFFVSFFTGIVIAMQSAYQLKQLGAIIYVAPMVAVSMARELGPVFTALVVAGRVGSAIAAELGTMKVSEQIEALETLALDPVRFLVVPRFLALFIMLPCLTIISDLTGILGGMLVGVLNLKINQFRYLTFSFNFMTWKDVWTGLVKSGMFAIVISMVSCYVGLSTSGGAEGVGKSTTMSVVISFILIILFDCLITGIFFFANM, from the coding sequence ATGAAGAACCCAGTAGCAACGCTAGGTCGGATCGCCATGAACGTGACAGACGCCATGACCGGGGTATTGGCTCTCTTTATGGACACCCTGAACTGGTTGTTCACCGGGGTTTTCAGGGGAAAGGCTACGAGCCGCCAGAGCATCTTCCAGCAGATGGTGTTCGCCGGGGTGCAGTCGCTGGTCATAGTTTTTTTTGTTTCGTTCTTTACGGGCATTGTCATAGCCATGCAGAGCGCTTACCAGCTGAAACAGCTGGGCGCTATCATATATGTCGCGCCCATGGTGGCCGTTAGCATGGCCCGTGAGCTTGGGCCGGTATTCACCGCCCTGGTCGTGGCGGGACGCGTGGGATCCGCGATCGCGGCGGAACTCGGTACGATGAAGGTCTCCGAGCAGATAGAGGCCCTGGAAACGCTCGCGCTCGATCCGGTCAGGTTCCTTGTGGTCCCGCGTTTCCTGGCACTTTTTATAATGTTGCCGTGTCTTACGATAATAAGCGATCTAACAGGTATACTGGGCGGGATGCTGGTCGGGGTGCTCAACCTGAAGATCAACCAGTTCAGGTATCTGACGTTCTCGTTCAATTTCATGACATGGAAGGATGTATGGACCGGACTCGTTAAAAGTGGGATGTTCGCAATAGTGATATCAATGGTATCCTGTTATGTCGGGCTTTCTACTTCAGGCGGGGCCGAAGGAGTCGGAAAATCGACGACCATGAGCGTGGTCATAAGTTTCATACTTATCATCCTGTTCGATTGTCTTATAACCGGGATATTCTTTTTCGCCAACATGTAG
- the speD gene encoding adenosylmethionine decarboxylase → MIGTKKEPFGPHLMLDLRSCNPDKLGDYELIFNTLNDLPDKIGMTRITQPYVFPYSGLVPEDKGITGTVIIAESHISIHTFQEKDYCFVDVFSCKDFDVEYAARYLVDTFESGDYDKHIVSRGKDFVRSDAPGGTMAFLNVG, encoded by the coding sequence ATGATCGGAACGAAAAAAGAACCGTTCGGCCCGCACTTGATGTTGGATCTCAGGAGCTGTAATCCGGATAAGCTGGGGGATTATGAGCTCATCTTCAATACCTTGAACGACCTGCCCGATAAGATAGGGATGACCAGGATAACGCAACCGTATGTATTCCCTTATTCAGGGCTTGTACCGGAAGATAAAGGGATAACCGGTACAGTGATAATAGCTGAAAGCCATATTTCCATACATACTTTCCAGGAAAAGGATTACTGTTTTGTGGATGTGTTCTCCTGCAAGGATTTCGATGTGGAATACGCGGCCAGATATCTGGTGGATACGTTCGAATCCGGGGATTATGATAAACATATCGTAAGCAGGGGCAAAGACTTCGTACGTAGTGACGCTCCCGGCGGAACGATGGCTTTTCTTAACGTGGGATAG
- the speB gene encoding agmatinase: MANNSGFMGLEAAFTDRKRSAIAVLPVPYDGTSTWIKGADKGPSAIISASSAVELYDIETGKEIYRKGIYTAAPVKTSKRPEKMVKEVYDSVSALMGDKKFVVMLGGEHSVTVGSVRAHAERYKGLSVLQLDAHSDLRREYEGSPYNHACVMSRVKEICPIAQVGIRSMCVEEKDEMTRDRVFFAADIAGKKDWYGRVSKKLTKDVYVTIDLDVFDPAIMPSTGTPEPGGMDWYSVTGLLRKISKEHRIRGFDIVELCPEEHNKAPDFMAAKLIYTFLSYIF; this comes from the coding sequence ATGGCTAATAACAGCGGTTTTATGGGCTTGGAAGCTGCGTTCACCGATCGTAAAAGGTCAGCTATAGCTGTTCTGCCGGTGCCCTATGACGGGACAAGTACCTGGATCAAGGGCGCGGACAAGGGGCCATCAGCCATTATAAGCGCTTCTTCGGCGGTGGAATTGTACGACATAGAGACAGGTAAGGAGATATACAGGAAAGGGATATACACGGCGGCACCGGTAAAAACCTCCAAAAGACCTGAAAAGATGGTCAAAGAAGTGTATGACAGCGTGTCCGCCCTCATGGGGGATAAAAAATTCGTTGTTATGCTTGGGGGAGAACATTCAGTTACCGTTGGTTCGGTAAGAGCCCATGCCGAAAGATATAAGGGGCTTTCGGTCCTTCAGCTTGACGCGCATTCGGACCTCAGGAGGGAATATGAGGGGAGCCCGTACAACCATGCTTGTGTAATGTCGCGCGTAAAGGAAATATGCCCGATCGCCCAGGTAGGGATAAGAAGCATGTGCGTGGAAGAAAAGGACGAAATGACGCGGGACCGTGTTTTTTTCGCCGCGGACATAGCCGGCAAGAAAGACTGGTACGGCCGGGTGTCCAAGAAACTGACGAAAGATGTATATGTGACCATAGACCTTGATGTTTTTGATCCGGCGATAATGCCGTCCACCGGTACGCCGGAACCGGGAGGGATGGATTGGTACTCCGTGACGGGGCTACTGAGGAAAATAAGCAAGGAACACAGAATAAGGGGATTCGATATCGTGGAGCTATGTCCGGAAGAACACAATAAAGCCCCGGATTTCATGGCCGCTAAACTTATATATACGTTCTTGAGCTATATTTTTTGA
- a CDS encoding acetyl-CoA carboxylase carboxyltransferase subunit alpha encodes MGIVLDFEKPVVELEKKIAELKKFTSDENIDIADEIKRLNERLEKLKKSIFDNITSWQRVQLSRHPDRPYTLDYIRMITTDFIQIHGDRHFSDDKALICGLARIDDHKIMLLGHQKGRDMKENLERNFGCAHPEGYRKAMRAMRMAEKYNVPIVAFIDTPGAYPGIGAEERGQAEAIAYNLREMSGIKVPIIVTVIGEGGSGGALGIGVGDRIFVMENAYYSVISPEGCAAILWREGSKTPAAAEALNLTAPELIKLGIIDGMVKEPLGGAHRNPTTAAEELKKTLLTTLDELAAIPVDELLDQRYEKYRSIGVYKE; translated from the coding sequence ATGGGTATAGTACTCGATTTTGAAAAACCAGTGGTAGAACTGGAAAAAAAGATCGCGGAACTCAAGAAGTTCACCAGCGACGAGAATATCGACATAGCCGATGAGATCAAGCGCCTGAACGAAAGGCTCGAGAAGCTCAAAAAGAGCATATTCGACAATATTACGTCGTGGCAGAGGGTACAGCTCTCAAGACATCCCGACAGGCCGTATACGCTGGATTATATAAGGATGATAACAACGGACTTCATCCAGATACACGGTGACCGGCATTTTTCGGACGACAAGGCGCTGATATGCGGACTTGCCAGGATAGATGACCATAAGATAATGCTGCTGGGGCATCAAAAAGGGCGTGACATGAAAGAGAACCTGGAAAGGAATTTCGGGTGCGCCCATCCTGAAGGGTACCGCAAGGCGATGAGGGCCATGCGTATGGCCGAAAAATATAATGTTCCTATAGTCGCGTTCATAGACACGCCCGGCGCTTATCCGGGTATCGGGGCGGAAGAACGCGGGCAGGCGGAAGCTATAGCGTATAACCTGCGGGAGATGTCCGGGATAAAGGTGCCGATAATCGTGACGGTCATAGGAGAAGGTGGTTCTGGCGGGGCCCTTGGTATCGGCGTCGGCGACAGGATATTCGTCATGGAGAACGCGTATTATTCGGTGATATCACCCGAGGGGTGTGCGGCGATATTGTGGCGGGAGGGATCGAAGACGCCCGCGGCCGCCGAAGCGCTCAACCTTACGGCGCCGGAACTCATAAAGCTCGGGATAATCGACGGGATGGTCAAGGAACCGCTGGGCGGGGCGCACAGGAACCCGACTACCGCCGCGGAGGAGCTCAAGAAGACACTTTTAACCACATTGGATGAACTTGCCGCGATACCGGTAGACGAGCTTCTCGATCAAAGGTATGAGAAATACAGGTCCATTGGAGTGTACAAGGAGTAA
- a CDS encoding MlaD family protein — MRIPNEIKAGMVILLAAAVTVLFFIKTADFRSKTYTVETYFVYAGDLQSDAVVKLSGVEVGRLKALEFIYEEGTKVKCVLEINEDARLRNDSTAYIGTAGFVGDAYIGITPGTSDKFAEAGSIIASEDPVQMRLIMKKADMIADNLNNILVQVKELVADNKKGVDSIVSNLEDTTENFKEFSADLKKHPWKLLFKGE, encoded by the coding sequence ATGAGGATACCTAACGAGATAAAAGCCGGGATGGTCATTTTGCTCGCGGCGGCTGTAACCGTACTGTTCTTCATTAAAACGGCCGATTTCAGGAGCAAGACATATACCGTCGAAACATATTTCGTTTACGCGGGGGACCTCCAGTCGGATGCCGTGGTGAAACTTTCAGGCGTGGAGGTGGGGCGGCTCAAGGCCTTGGAATTCATTTACGAGGAAGGAACCAAGGTGAAATGTGTGCTGGAGATCAATGAGGATGCCCGCTTGAGGAATGATTCCACCGCGTATATAGGTACTGCCGGTTTCGTCGGGGACGCGTATATAGGTATAACGCCCGGGACTTCCGATAAATTCGCCGAAGCAGGGAGTATAATAGCCAGCGAAGATCCCGTGCAGATGAGGCTTATCATGAAAAAAGCCGACATGATCGCCGATAACCTTAATAACATACTGGTACAGGTAAAAGAACTGGTGGCGGATAACAAAAAGGGTGTGGACAGTATAGTATCCAACCTCGAGGATACCACGGAGAATTTCAAGGAATTCAGCGCCGACCTTAAGAAACATCCGTGGAAACTTCTTTTTAAAGGAGAATGA
- a CDS encoding deoxyhypusine synthase, whose amino-acid sequence MKKKDLLKRPIKHVDIKKIDARSIVEAMKDMSFTARDLGRASDIFDMMLRDKKCTVVLSLAGSTSAGGCMQAYVDMVKNNMIDVVVATGASIVDMDFFEALGFKHYRGDATANDTQLRGLYIDRIYDTFIDEEQLQKCDQTVEKIADSLEKRPYSSREFIYEMGKYLKKHSKKKDSLIQAAYEKNVPIFCPAFSDSSAGFGLVLHQWKNPDEHISIDSVKDFLELTRIKMASGSSGLLIIGGGVPKNFVQDTVVCAEILGKEVDMHKYAVQITVADVRDGACSSSTLKEASSWGKVDTTYEQMVYAEATAALPLLASYAYHKGSWKKRKPREWTKKLFK is encoded by the coding sequence ATGAAAAAGAAAGATCTTCTTAAGCGCCCGATCAAGCATGTCGACATAAAGAAAATAGACGCCCGTTCGATAGTAGAGGCGATGAAGGATATGTCTTTTACCGCGCGAGACCTCGGGAGGGCTTCGGACATATTCGATATGATGCTCAGGGACAAGAAATGTACCGTTGTCTTATCTCTTGCCGGGAGCACGAGCGCCGGTGGATGTATGCAGGCATATGTGGATATGGTCAAGAATAACATGATAGACGTAGTGGTGGCTACAGGCGCGAGCATAGTCGACATGGACTTTTTCGAAGCCCTGGGGTTCAAGCATTACAGGGGGGACGCAACGGCCAACGACACGCAGTTGAGGGGACTTTACATCGACAGGATATATGATACTTTCATCGATGAGGAACAGTTGCAGAAATGCGACCAGACGGTGGAGAAGATCGCTGATTCCCTGGAGAAAAGGCCTTATTCCTCGAGAGAGTTCATATATGAGATGGGGAAATACCTGAAGAAGCATTCTAAGAAAAAAGACTCGCTTATCCAGGCCGCCTACGAAAAGAACGTACCTATTTTCTGTCCGGCTTTTTCGGACTCGAGCGCGGGGTTCGGCCTTGTACTTCACCAGTGGAAGAATCCCGACGAACATATATCGATAGATTCAGTAAAGGATTTTCTTGAGCTCACCAGGATAAAAATGGCTTCCGGGTCTTCGGGGTTGCTCATAATCGGAGGCGGAGTGCCGAAGAATTTTGTGCAGGACACGGTCGTCTGCGCGGAAATACTGGGTAAAGAGGTGGATATGCACAAATACGCGGTACAGATAACCGTAGCTGATGTGCGTGACGGAGCGTGTTCGAGTTCCACCCTCAAGGAAGCCTCTTCCTGGGGCAAGGTAGATACTACATACGAACAGATGGTCTATGCCGAGGCTACCGCGGCGTTGCCTCTTTTAGCCAGTTACGCCTATCACAAAGGTAGCTGGAAAAAGAGGAAGCCGAGGGAATGGACGAAAAAGCTTTTTAAGTAG
- a CDS encoding STAS domain-containing protein — MQVRLEQKGDVSVFKIAGNIDIETSPEMKKEIDKAMAGKQKKVVMNLREVSYIDSSGLATLVEVLKNLRSYGGKMKISDLSDKISGLFEITKLNKLFDIVQDEASAINSF, encoded by the coding sequence ATGCAGGTAAGATTAGAACAAAAGGGCGACGTTTCGGTATTTAAGATAGCCGGGAACATAGACATAGAGACGTCACCAGAAATGAAGAAAGAGATAGATAAGGCCATGGCGGGTAAACAGAAGAAGGTCGTGATGAACCTTCGCGAAGTTTCTTATATCGACAGTTCCGGACTCGCTACTTTGGTAGAGGTGCTCAAGAACCTCAGGTCTTACGGCGGGAAGATGAAGATAAGTGATCTTTCCGATAAGATCTCCGGTCTTTTCGAGATAACCAAGCTCAACAAATTGTTTGATATAGTGCAGGACGAGGCAAGCGCCATAAACTCATTCTAA
- a CDS encoding ABC transporter ATP-binding protein, translating to MEGRETLIEIKELVRKFGNRTVLNGINLEVYRGETFVIMGGSGCGKSTLLRHMIGNLKPTSGRVFLLGKDITDSYGGELDEVRKKIGMSFQSSALFDSMNVAENVSLPLREHTRLEKSVIDIIVKMKLELVGLRGFEDLMPSELSGGMRKRVGLARAIAMDPQIVFYDEPTAGLDPIVAAVIDKLIIDLSKKLSITSVVVTHDMKSVMSIADRIAMLYEGRVLEIGTPDEIKNSANDMVQQFISGSYDGPIRFFQQKDDYLETLTQ from the coding sequence ATGGAAGGAAGAGAAACACTTATAGAGATAAAGGAACTGGTGCGTAAGTTCGGGAACAGGACCGTCCTCAATGGTATAAACCTCGAGGTGTACAGAGGTGAGACCTTTGTAATAATGGGCGGGTCGGGATGCGGGAAAAGCACGCTGCTGCGGCACATGATAGGGAACCTTAAACCTACGTCAGGCAGGGTATTCCTTCTGGGGAAGGATATAACGGATTCATATGGGGGTGAACTGGACGAAGTACGCAAGAAGATAGGGATGTCATTCCAGTCTTCGGCGCTCTTTGATTCCATGAACGTCGCCGAAAATGTCAGTCTTCCCCTCAGGGAGCATACACGGCTTGAAAAAAGCGTTATAGACATCATTGTGAAGATGAAGCTTGAACTGGTCGGTCTCAGGGGGTTTGAGGACCTGATGCCGAGCGAGTTGTCCGGTGGCATGAGAAAAAGGGTCGGTCTCGCCAGGGCCATAGCCATGGATCCGCAGATAGTCTTTTATGACGAGCCTACCGCCGGGCTGGACCCCATAGTAGCGGCAGTTATAGATAAATTGATCATAGACCTTTCGAAGAAGCTTTCCATAACCAGTGTCGTGGTCACGCATGACATGAAAAGCGTTATGTCGATAGCGGACAGGATAGCGATGCTGTATGAGGGACGTGTGCTTGAGATAGGCACTCCCGATGAAATAAAGAACTCGGCGAACGATATGGTCCAGCAGTTCATAAGCGGGAGTTATGACGGCCCGATACGGTTCTTCCAGCAGAAGGACGATTACCTGGAAACACTAACGCAGTGA
- the gpmI gene encoding 2,3-bisphosphoglycerate-independent phosphoglycerate mutase, translating into MELKLEKIKGFTPRKGPLLLIIMDGIGLGRADETNAVYMADTPCLDRLFKGPFFTELQAHGIAVGLPSDEDMGNSEVGHNALGAGRVFAQGAKLVNRSIESGDIFGSRTWKDLVDRSRKEGSKFHFIGLLSDGNVHSNINQLFAMIERLASEGVRTVRVHILLDGRDVGERSALTYIDMTEKVLYAINRDKGFDYRIASGGGRMVTTMDRYNADWSVVKRGWDAHVLGKARKFASAKEAVETYYKEDPSMTDQYMNSFVVTDNGEPVGRIADGDAVVFFNFRGDRAIEISRAFDEKDFREFDREVFPDVLFAGMMEYDGDLHIPSRYLVSPPEIDRTVCEYLCSEDIKMFAISETQKFGHVTYFWNGNKSGYICPELESYIEIPSDRIQFDKAPEMKAREITEKTEELLRTGEYRFGRLNFANGDMVGHTAVPGAVIKAVEAVDRSVDTLLRVVEELGGVAIITADHGNSDEMFSMKKGKKEMKTAHTLNPVPFVIFDPGYKGEYQMADLAKRGLSNVAGTILNLLGYENVADYDPSLIEFK; encoded by the coding sequence ATGGAGCTTAAGCTCGAAAAGATAAAAGGTTTCACGCCCAGAAAGGGCCCGCTTCTCTTGATAATAATGGATGGCATAGGCCTGGGTCGAGCGGATGAGACTAACGCTGTATATATGGCGGATACCCCTTGCCTCGACAGGCTTTTTAAGGGCCCGTTCTTTACTGAGCTGCAGGCGCATGGTATCGCCGTAGGCCTGCCGTCGGACGAAGATATGGGCAACAGCGAAGTAGGGCATAACGCGCTAGGGGCGGGCAGGGTGTTCGCGCAGGGGGCTAAGCTGGTCAACAGGTCCATAGAGAGCGGGGATATATTCGGGTCCCGAACATGGAAAGACCTGGTCGACCGGTCCCGTAAAGAAGGGTCGAAATTCCATTTTATCGGTCTTTTGTCGGACGGCAACGTACACTCCAACATAAACCAACTCTTCGCCATGATCGAACGCCTCGCTTCCGAGGGCGTAAGAACGGTACGGGTCCATATCCTGCTTGACGGAAGAGACGTGGGAGAGAGATCGGCGCTTACCTATATAGATATGACGGAGAAAGTATTATATGCCATTAACCGCGATAAAGGGTTCGATTACCGTATAGCTTCGGGAGGAGGGCGTATGGTAACGACCATGGACCGTTATAACGCCGACTGGAGTGTCGTAAAAAGGGGATGGGACGCTCATGTGTTGGGAAAGGCTAGGAAGTTCGCTTCCGCAAAAGAAGCCGTAGAGACCTATTATAAGGAAGACCCTTCCATGACCGACCAGTATATGAACTCGTTCGTGGTCACGGACAACGGCGAGCCTGTAGGAAGGATAGCCGACGGGGATGCCGTGGTGTTCTTTAATTTTCGAGGCGACAGGGCCATAGAAATATCCCGCGCTTTTGACGAGAAGGATTTCAGGGAGTTCGATAGGGAGGTTTTCCCGGACGTGCTTTTTGCCGGTATGATGGAATATGACGGGGATCTCCATATCCCGTCACGGTATCTTGTGTCTCCCCCGGAGATAGACAGGACGGTCTGTGAGTACCTTTGTTCGGAGGACATAAAGATGTTCGCGATATCGGAGACCCAGAAATTCGGTCATGTCACTTATTTCTGGAACGGGAATAAATCCGGGTACATCTGCCCTGAACTTGAATCGTACATTGAGATACCGTCAGACCGCATACAATTCGATAAGGCGCCAGAGATGAAGGCGCGGGAAATAACGGAAAAGACTGAGGAGCTTTTAAGGACCGGGGAATACCGGTTCGGCAGGCTGAACTTCGCCAATGGCGACATGGTAGGGCATACGGCTGTGCCGGGCGCGGTCATAAAAGCGGTCGAGGCCGTGGATAGAAGTGTTGATACCCTGCTTAGGGTAGTTGAAGAGCTGGGCGGGGTGGCGATCATTACCGCGGACCATGGTAATTCGGACGAGATGTTCTCTATGAAAAAAGGGAAAAAAGAGATGAAAACGGCTCATACGCTCAATCCTGTACCATTTGTGATATTTGATCCGGGATATAAAGGTGAATATCAAATGGCCGATCTCGCGAAAAGGGGACTTTCGAACGTAGCCGGGACCATATTGAACCTTTTGGGGTATGAGAACGTGGCGGATTATGACCCGTCACTTATTGAGTTTAAATAA
- a CDS encoding ATP-binding protein, whose product MIKAILKNDVAMLKDISRQLVEELKNMKVKEEIVFDVRLAFEEALRNAMIHGNRLDPGKKVKVEADMREQYVVISIEDEGSGFDPDSLPDPTLERNLLREGGRGVFLIKKLMDEVIYENNGKKVRMVKMFCDKNEGRRVLCR is encoded by the coding sequence ATGATAAAGGCTATTCTTAAGAATGACGTGGCCATGCTCAAGGATATAAGCCGACAGCTGGTCGAGGAACTTAAGAACATGAAAGTGAAAGAGGAGATAGTGTTCGATGTGCGTCTGGCCTTCGAGGAAGCTCTGCGGAACGCCATGATCCATGGAAACCGGTTGGACCCCGGGAAAAAAGTAAAAGTGGAAGCCGATATGCGCGAGCAATATGTGGTCATATCCATTGAGGATGAAGGTAGCGGGTTCGATCCGGATTCGTTGCCGGACCCTACCCTTGAACGTAACCTCCTGAGAGAGGGTGGAAGGGGAGTTTTCCTTATCAAAAAACTGATGGATGAGGTCATATATGAGAATAACGGGAAAAAGGTCAGAATGGTCAAGATGTTCTGTGATAAAAATGAGGGACGGAGGGTTTTATGCAGGTAA